The following proteins come from a genomic window of Paenibacillus swuensis:
- a CDS encoding zinc ribbon domain-containing protein, with protein MNLFDKLRRSAADAGRKAQTAVEINRLRTQIGDLREQMDDKLHEMGEAVYEAYRVRDLALAERPIDEISRDIQALEQEVEKLEYRIHQYKNERQCSCGAVAPLGAKFCPECGNRFGELAVVVEEEPEETLDTCPSCKEEIEEETKFCMNCGFRLARDTGVAAVYSEPSNL; from the coding sequence ATGAATTTGTTTGATAAACTCAGAAGAAGCGCGGCTGATGCGGGACGCAAAGCGCAAACAGCGGTTGAAATAAACAGACTCAGAACGCAAATCGGAGATTTACGCGAACAAATGGACGACAAGCTCCATGAAATGGGCGAAGCCGTTTATGAGGCTTACCGCGTGCGCGACCTTGCTCTGGCTGAACGTCCGATTGATGAAATTTCAAGAGATATTCAAGCTTTGGAACAGGAAGTGGAAAAACTCGAATATCGAATTCACCAGTATAAGAATGAACGTCAATGCTCATGCGGCGCTGTCGCTCCTCTGGGGGCTAAGTTTTGTCCTGAATGCGGCAACCGTTTCGGGGAGTTAGCGGTCGTTGTTGAGGAAGAACCTGAGGAAACGCTGGATACTTGCCCTTCATGCAAAGAGGAAATTGAAGAGGAAACCAAGTTCTGCATGAATTGCGGCTTCCGGCTTGCCCGCGACACAGGCGTAGCCGCCGTGTATTCGGAGCCCAGCAACCTTTAA
- a CDS encoding ROK family transcriptional regulator gives MRTTGDQHLVKKINKSIILGLIRIHSPLSRAKLAEVSGLNKGTVSSLVNELIEERFVDETGPGESSGGRRPVMLTFQKRAGYAVGIDLRVHELVGVLTDLEGDIITELKQPLASRKPESVLQQLLNMIQALSEQAPLSPQGVVGVGIGVPGIVDANGTVLFAPNLGWENVRLQELVSGQLNLPVTIDNEANVGALGEMRYGAGKDSRNQVYFSVGTGIGTGIILNRELFKGAYGFSGETGHMSINASGIRCTCGNIGCLELYASEQALTPASGDGTFLSAAGNALAGHEEATSELINISTSLGIGVANIINVMNPELILIGNEIIHAEPWVAEGIRQTVEARALPYHRGPVRIEFAELGDRSTVLGAASIAVEFFMTKDRVTLGH, from the coding sequence ATGCGTACTACAGGTGATCAGCATCTGGTCAAAAAAATCAATAAATCCATCATTCTCGGACTCATCCGCATCCACTCTCCGCTTTCCCGCGCCAAGCTGGCCGAGGTTAGCGGTCTTAACAAAGGCACGGTATCTTCCTTGGTGAATGAGCTGATTGAAGAAAGGTTTGTGGACGAAACCGGTCCCGGTGAATCCAGCGGAGGCCGTCGTCCCGTGATGCTGACTTTTCAGAAAAGGGCGGGATATGCTGTCGGCATCGATTTGCGGGTTCATGAATTGGTCGGTGTCCTTACGGATTTGGAAGGCGATATTATCACCGAACTTAAGCAACCTCTCGCGAGTCGGAAACCGGAATCGGTATTGCAACAACTGCTTAACATGATACAAGCTCTGTCGGAGCAAGCTCCCCTTTCCCCTCAAGGCGTTGTCGGCGTTGGTATTGGCGTACCGGGCATTGTGGACGCGAACGGCACCGTACTGTTCGCCCCTAATCTGGGTTGGGAGAACGTCCGTCTTCAGGAGCTGGTCTCCGGTCAGTTGAACCTGCCTGTGACCATTGATAATGAAGCGAATGTCGGTGCGTTGGGCGAGATGAGATACGGCGCCGGCAAGGATTCCCGAAACCAGGTTTATTTCAGCGTAGGTACAGGCATTGGGACCGGGATCATTTTGAATAGGGAATTGTTCAAAGGCGCTTATGGCTTTTCCGGTGAAACGGGCCATATGTCGATCAATGCGTCGGGCATCCGCTGTACTTGCGGCAACATAGGCTGTCTGGAATTGTATGCTTCCGAGCAGGCCCTAACGCCCGCATCCGGGGACGGCACGTTTCTTTCAGCAGCGGGAAATGCCCTAGCAGGTCATGAAGAAGCCACTTCCGAGCTGATCAACATTTCAACTTCATTAGGAATTGGCGTTGCGAATATCATCAACGTGATGAACCCTGAGCTCATTCTAATCGGCAATGAAATCATCCATGCGGAGCCTTGGGTCGCCGAGGGAATCCGCCAGACGGTTGAAGCGCGCGCATTGCCCTACCACCGCGGCCCGGTCCGTATTGAATTCGCTGAACTGGGCGATCGTTCCACAGTCCTGGGAGCGGCTTCAATCGCGGTTGAATTTTTCATGACTAAAGATCGGGTGACATTAGGTCATTAG
- the xylA gene encoding xylose isomerase: MAYFENVNKIQFEGKDSRNPLAYKHYNAEEVVAGRTMDEHLRFAMAYWHTLTGGGSDPFGADTAIRGYSKFNGMDLAKARVEAAFEFLEKTGISYYCFHDRDIAPEGANLKETNANLDVIVAMLKNYMKTSGKKLLWNTANMFTNPRFVHGAGTTSNAEVYAYAGAQLKKGLEVGKELGAENYVFWGGREGYETLLNTDMKLELDNLARLYHMAIDYSKEIGFDAQFLIEPKPKEPTKHQYDFDTATCVAFLQTYGLKDHFKLNLEANHATLAGHTFEHELRVASMHGMLGSLDANQGDLLLGWDTDEFPTDLYATTMTMYEVLKNGGIGRGGINFDAKIRRASFEPVDLFYAHIAGMDAYAKGLKVAAKLIEDRALDTFIDERYSSFKEGIGADIVAGKATLHTLEKHALNQGEIRNVSGRQELIKSVVNQYLFG; the protein is encoded by the coding sequence ATGGCTTATTTTGAAAACGTAAACAAAATTCAATTCGAAGGCAAAGATTCCCGCAATCCCCTTGCTTATAAACATTACAATGCGGAAGAAGTCGTAGCGGGGCGCACGATGGATGAGCACCTGCGGTTCGCCATGGCTTACTGGCATACCCTGACCGGCGGAGGCTCGGATCCGTTCGGCGCCGACACAGCCATTCGCGGTTACAGCAAGTTTAACGGCATGGATTTGGCTAAAGCCCGTGTGGAGGCGGCCTTCGAATTTTTGGAGAAAACCGGCATTTCCTATTACTGTTTCCATGATCGTGACATTGCCCCCGAAGGAGCCAATCTGAAAGAAACGAACGCGAACCTCGATGTGATTGTGGCGATGCTTAAAAACTATATGAAAACAAGCGGCAAGAAGTTGCTGTGGAACACAGCCAACATGTTCACAAATCCACGCTTCGTGCACGGTGCGGGAACGACTTCCAATGCGGAAGTTTATGCTTACGCCGGTGCGCAGCTCAAGAAAGGTCTTGAAGTCGGTAAAGAGCTCGGAGCGGAAAACTATGTGTTCTGGGGCGGCCGCGAGGGCTATGAAACACTTTTGAATACAGATATGAAGCTGGAGTTGGATAATCTGGCGCGCCTGTACCATATGGCTATCGATTATTCGAAGGAGATCGGCTTTGACGCGCAATTCCTGATTGAACCGAAGCCGAAAGAGCCGACAAAACATCAATACGACTTTGATACGGCAACTTGTGTGGCCTTCCTGCAAACGTACGGGTTGAAGGATCATTTCAAGCTGAACCTGGAAGCCAACCACGCCACCCTGGCAGGACACACGTTCGAGCATGAGCTTCGTGTAGCTTCCATGCACGGTATGCTTGGTTCCCTGGATGCGAACCAAGGCGATCTGCTGCTGGGCTGGGATACGGATGAGTTCCCGACGGATCTGTACGCGACGACCATGACGATGTACGAAGTGCTTAAGAACGGCGGCATCGGACGCGGCGGCATTAACTTTGACGCGAAGATCAGACGCGCTTCGTTCGAACCGGTCGATTTGTTCTACGCTCATATTGCAGGTATGGACGCTTATGCCAAAGGCTTGAAAGTGGCAGCCAAGCTGATTGAAGACCGCGCGTTGGATACGTTCATTGATGAGCGTTACAGCTCCTTTAAGGAAGGCATCGGCGCTGACATCGTGGCTGGTAAAGCAACGTTGCATACGCTTGAGAAGCATGCGCTGAACCAAGGGGAAATCCGTAATGTGTCCGGCCGCCAAGAACTGATCAAGTCGGTAGTTAACCAATACCTGTTCGGTTAA